A section of the Carya illinoinensis cultivar Pawnee chromosome 12, C.illinoinensisPawnee_v1, whole genome shotgun sequence genome encodes:
- the LOC122289725 gene encoding protein SAWADEE HOMEODOMAIN HOMOLOG 2-like, translated as MGRPPSNGGPAFRFAQNEVVEMDVILQQHNNTMPSRDVIVSLAEKFSESAERKGKITVQMKQVWNWFQNRRYAIRAKISKAPGKLNVSPMPRDDSNPVRNVPQPQSVAAPSVLSAGKGATENSPMEFEARSGRDGAWYDVAAFVSHRHLETGDPEVLVRFAGFGSEEDEWVNVRKHVRLRSLPCESSECVAVLPGDLILCFQEGKEQALYYDAHVLDAQRRRHDVRGCRCRFLVRYDHDQSEEIVPLRKVCRRPETDYRLQQLHAVNEAASINQQKTTTNPSAVTAPRAITPVETMQKQHSGEAAMVAPVSHANISVATHTVTLEQKEIETGNPNIAGNSNFPTGTAVVSSSTTPFGSTENRHEAKL; from the exons ATGGGTCGGCCTCCTAGCAATGGAGGCCCTGCCTTTCGCTTTGCACAAAATGAG GTTGTGGAGATGGATGTTATTCTGCAACAACACAATAATACAATGCCATCACGTGATGTTATTGTGTCACTTGCAGAGAAGTTCAG TGAGTCAGCAGAACGCAAAGGGAAGATTACAGTTCAGATGAAGCAA GTTTGGAACTGGTTTCAAAATAGGCGGTATGCTATAAGGGCAAAAATAAGTAAGGCTCCTGGGAAGTTAAATGTCTCTCCCATGCCACGGGATGATTCAAATCCAGTGAGAAATGTACCACAACCACAATCTGTAGCTGCTCCTTCAG TTCTAAGTGCAGGAAAGGGTGCTACTGAAAATTCTCCAATGGAGTTTGAAGCCAGATCTGGGAGGGATGGTGCATG gtATGATGTTGCTGCCTTTGTTTCCCATAGACATTTGGAGACTGGTGATCCA GAAGTACTTGTCCGTTTTGCTGGTTTTGGATCAGAGGAGGATGAGTGGGTTAATGTTCGTAAGCATGTCAGGCTGCGTTCTCTCCCATGCGAATCATCAGAATGTGTTGCAGTTCTTCCCGGAGATCTCATACTCTGTTTTCAG GAAGGTAAAGAGCAGGCTCTTTACTATGATGCCCATGTCCTTGATGCACAAAGACGAAGGCATGATGTCAGAGGTTGCCGTTGTAGGTTTTTGGTGCGTTACGATCATGATCAGTCTGAG GAAATAGTGCCACTGAGAAAGGTTTGCCGTCGGCCTGAAACTGACTACAGGCTGCAGCAGCTTCATGCTGTGAATGAGGCAGCATCCATCAACCAGCAGAAAACTACCACAAATCCTTCGGCAGTCACAGCTCCGAGGGCTATTACTCCTGTTGAAACAATGCAAAAGCAACACTCCGGCGAAGCAGCTATGGTGGCTCCTGTATCCCATGCTAACATTTCTGTAGCCACTCATACAGTAACCCTTGAACAGAAAGAAATTGAAACTGGCAACCCGAACATTGCAGGAAATTCTAATTTTCCCACGGGTACAGCAGTCGTGAGCAGCAGCACTACTCCTTTTGGCTCAACTGAGAACAGACATGAAGCAAAGTTGTAG
- the LOC122289726 gene encoding reticulon-4-interacting protein 1, mitochondrial produces the protein MRILTPRSFSIGRNFRSPSSDVLGLRGIVTSCRAVVLPRFGGPEVLELRPNLEVPALKSNEVLVRARAVSINPLDTRMRSAYGRSIFEPHLPLILGRDISGEVAALGASVRSLSVGQEVFGALHPTAIRGTYADYAILSEDELAPKPVAVTHVEASAIPFAALTAWRALKGSARISEGQRVLVVGGGGAVGFAAIQLSVAAGCHVTATCGSQSIGRVLAAGAEQAVDYTAEDLELAIKGKFDAVLDTIGAPETERISINFLKRGGHYMTLQGEAASLADRYGLAIGLPLATAILLKKQIQYRYSHGIEYWWTYMRADSEGLDEIRRLSEAGKLKMPVEKTFPITQVREAHKAKDERHIPGKIVLELD, from the exons ATGCGAATTCTGACACCTCGGAGCTTCTCGATTGGTAGAAATTTTCGTAGTCCCAGTTCAGACGTTTTGGGGCTGAGAGGCATCGTTACCAGCTGCAGAGCCGTCGTGCTTCCGCGGTTCGGTGGGCCGGAGGTGCTGGAACTCCGTCCCAATCTGGAAGTCCCCGCTCTCAAATCCAATGAGGTTCTCGTCCGCGCTCGTGCCGTCTCCATTAACCCTCTCGATACCAGA atgCGATCAGCCTATGGTCGTTCCATATTTGAACCACATCTACCTCTCATTTTGGGTCGTGATATTAGTGGTGAAGTTGCAGCGCTTGGAGCTTCAGTTCGGTCACTTAGTGTTGGGCAAGAAGTTTTTGGTGCATTGCATCCAACTGCCATTAGGGGTACTTATGCTGACTATGCAATTCTTTCTGAAGATGAGCTTGCTCCCAAACCTGTTGCAGTAACACACGTG GAGGCAAGTGCCATTCCTTTTGCTGCGCTGACAGCATGGCGTGCCTTAAAAGGTTCTGCTAGGATAAGTGAGGG GCAAAGAGTATTAGTGGTGGGTGGTGGAGGAGCAGTAGGGTTTGCCGCAATTCAGCTTTCAGTAGCTGCAGGGTGCCATGTTACGGCTACTTGTGGAAGTCAAAGTATCGGTAGAGTATTGGCAGCTGGTGCGGAGCAGGCAGTTGACTACACTGCTGAG GACCTTGAATTGGCAATAAAAGGGAAGTTTGATGCTGTTTTGGACACCATTGGTGCACCAGAGACAGAAAGAATAAGTATCAACTTTTTGAAGAGAGGTGGACACTATATGACGCTTCAG GGTGAGGCGGCATCTTTGGCTGATAGGTATGGGCTAGCAATTGGACTTCCTTTAGCCACAGCTATTttattgaagaaacaaattcaaTACCGTTATTCTCATGGAATAG AATATTGGTGGACATACATGAGGGCTGACTCAGAAGGTTTAGATGAGATCCGCAGACTCTCAGAAGCTGGGAAGCTGAAAATGCCAGTGGAAAAAACATTTCCCATCACACAGGTTAGAGAGGCTCACAAGGCCAAAGACGAGCGGCACATTCCCGGTAAAATAGTGTTGGAACTTGACTGA